The Enterococcus sp. 7F3_DIV0205 genome has a window encoding:
- a CDS encoding BglG family transcription antiterminator has protein sequence MTDERSRKLMERLIERSIHEINELATQTGLTKRQLEYSLEKINGDVAIDNESKLVIENNHIILTNQLREQFIAILSDKTYAKGYLMNALERSKYLYLLLFYYADDFLSINHFVEELGVGKTTIINDLKNLTIELDSENIQLVYTRKSGYQLLGNEEHIRYHLMKMIIWDLTENNTAFIYDRFLEKHQTESIESTRKLIEKYTVQYGISFVENRLTEFLYTFIFLKKRLLHLPAISNDMYQLPALIAMKEYQFSKSILAHFSIQDESAYMYLCAWILGLSVGRPNDAAKDYETIIELVKRIIFRFEAISGIRFNNQELVIRQLYTHLRPTYYRLYFKLPIVNPLHSKIKDEYNELFNIVEETLKPIASLFEHRIPEDEIAFLTMHFASLCSNFDEYKTSQKVALIVCPNGIGSSSIVYTELKVLFPELSFIGPVETNEIERLSDSYDLIFSTVPNIRLFYTRKPVYIVSPIMNTREKYRLISDVYMQIGNFNFKLPSVGKIMEIVQRHTTVSVGSSLEKELYEYLINQEEPIENDGDGPSLMEITTPELIQLNLHAKNWEEAIRRSAAPLLNDGRITRNYIDTIIETAKTQGPYMVISKHVALPHARPIDGVEKLGMSISVLKEPIVFGSAENDPVKYIFCLAATENNRHLNAMAELVKLLDDSLFYHLLDTSKDPNEIYQYLS, from the coding sequence ATGACTGATGAGCGTTCTAGAAAATTGATGGAACGGCTGATTGAACGTTCAATCCATGAAATAAATGAATTAGCTACTCAAACGGGTTTGACAAAAAGGCAGCTGGAGTACTCGCTAGAAAAAATCAATGGGGATGTTGCAATTGACAATGAATCAAAATTAGTGATTGAAAACAACCATATCATTTTAACAAACCAACTCCGAGAACAATTCATAGCGATTCTTTCAGATAAAACATATGCTAAAGGATACTTAATGAATGCTTTAGAACGATCAAAGTATTTGTACTTACTACTATTTTATTATGCAGATGACTTTCTTTCGATCAATCATTTTGTGGAAGAGCTTGGCGTTGGGAAAACAACTATTATCAATGATCTGAAAAATTTGACGATTGAGTTAGATTCAGAAAATATTCAGCTTGTTTATACTAGAAAAAGTGGGTATCAGTTACTAGGCAACGAAGAGCATATTCGCTATCATTTAATGAAAATGATAATTTGGGATTTAACTGAAAATAATACTGCATTTATCTATGATCGGTTTTTAGAAAAACATCAAACTGAATCTATTGAGTCAACTAGAAAATTGATCGAAAAATATACAGTACAATATGGGATTTCATTTGTAGAAAATCGTTTGACAGAGTTTCTATATACGTTTATTTTCTTGAAAAAAAGATTGCTTCATTTGCCAGCCATATCCAATGATATGTATCAGCTGCCTGCATTGATCGCGATGAAAGAATACCAATTTTCCAAAAGTATTTTAGCTCATTTTAGTATTCAAGATGAGTCAGCTTATATGTATCTTTGTGCCTGGATATTAGGTCTATCTGTTGGTCGTCCCAATGACGCCGCAAAAGATTATGAAACCATTATAGAACTAGTCAAACGAATTATTTTTCGTTTTGAGGCAATATCAGGGATTCGGTTTAACAATCAAGAATTAGTCATTCGGCAATTGTATACCCATCTTAGGCCGACATACTATCGTTTGTATTTCAAACTGCCAATTGTAAATCCACTCCATAGCAAAATAAAGGATGAGTATAATGAGTTGTTTAATATTGTCGAAGAGACATTAAAGCCAATCGCTTCTTTGTTTGAACATCGAATCCCTGAAGATGAAATTGCGTTTTTGACGATGCATTTTGCTTCGTTATGCTCCAATTTTGATGAGTATAAAACATCGCAAAAGGTTGCACTGATTGTTTGTCCTAATGGAATTGGAAGTTCTTCTATTGTTTATACAGAGTTAAAAGTCCTTTTTCCAGAATTGTCATTCATAGGACCTGTTGAAACGAATGAGATCGAGCGATTATCGGATTCATACGATTTGATTTTTTCTACAGTCCCGAATATTCGGTTATTTTATACAAGAAAACCTGTTTATATTGTGAGCCCGATCATGAATACCCGAGAAAAGTATCGCTTGATCAGTGATGTGTATATGCAAATAGGTAATTTCAATTTTAAACTACCAAGTGTGGGGAAAATTATGGAAATTGTTCAACGACATACCACTGTTAGTGTAGGATCTTCTTTAGAAAAAGAGCTTTATGAATATTTAATTAATCAAGAAGAACCTATTGAAAATGACGGGGATGGCCCTAGTTTGATGGAAATTACAACCCCTGAATTAATACAGCTAAACCTGCATGCTAAAAATTGGGAAGAGGCGATCCGTCGTTCGGCAGCACCGCTCTTAAATGATGGCAGAATTACAAGAAATTATATCGACACCATTATTGAAACTGCTAAAACACAAGGTCCCTACATGGTTATTTCAAAACATGTAGCACTACCTCATGCAAGACCAATCGATGGGGTAGAAAAATTAGGGATGAGTATTAGTGTATTAAAAGAGCCGATTGTATTCGGAAGCGCAGAGAACGATCCGGTCAAGTATATATTTTGCCTTGCCGCTACCGAAAATAATCGTCACTTAAATGCGATGGCGGAACTAGTAAAGTTATTAGATGATTCTCTCTTTTATCACTTACTTGATACCAGTAAAGACCCCAATGAAATTTATCAGTATTTATCGTAA
- a CDS encoding KpsF/GutQ family sugar-phosphate isomerase, which yields MMKQQTNQILLNFFQNTSEELNKFIQEIAIEPLLAAKELILTSEKKGGRVHVTGIGKPGHVAEYIASLLSSTGTPAYFLDGTEAIHGSAGQVRAEDVVLSISNSGETAELKQTVQTLKKNGAKIISVTGKKSSWLSKNSDCFLFAGVTKEGDSLNKPPRASILAEVLILQSLSVLLQEEKGITNKDYIKWHPGGTLGQSSSK from the coding sequence ATGATGAAGCAACAAACAAATCAAATATTATTGAATTTTTTTCAAAATACATCTGAGGAACTAAATAAGTTTATTCAAGAAATAGCAATAGAGCCATTATTAGCTGCAAAGGAATTGATTCTAACTTCGGAAAAAAAAGGCGGACGAGTTCATGTGACTGGAATTGGAAAACCTGGTCATGTTGCAGAATATATTGCTTCGTTATTATCTTCAACAGGAACACCAGCCTATTTTTTAGATGGTACTGAGGCGATTCACGGTTCAGCTGGCCAGGTTAGAGCAGAAGACGTTGTCCTTTCTATTTCGAATAGTGGTGAAACCGCAGAATTAAAACAAACGGTTCAAACATTAAAGAAAAACGGCGCCAAAATTATTTCTGTTACTGGCAAAAAAAGTTCGTGGCTGTCAAAAAATAGTGATTGTTTCCTTTTTGCAGGTGTAACAAAGGAAGGGGATTCTTTAAATAAGCCACCACGAGCTTCAATTTTAGCGGAAGTACTGATTCTCCAATCTTTGAGCGTGTTGCTACAAGAAGAAAAAGGAATCACAAACAAAGACTATATAAAATGGCATCCTGGAGGAACTTTAGGGCAAAGTAGTTCAAAGTAG
- a CDS encoding ketohydroxyglutarate aldolase: MFRTTILNRIEETAIMAIVRVETIERAIEIAGGCLEGGVDCLEISYTLPNASEIIEQLNTHYQEQLLIGAGTVLDSETARLAILAGAKFIIAPNYNESVCKLCNRYQIPYMPGCSSVTEMITAIEAGAAMVKAFPISTYYGPTLITTLKTPTPYLPIMSSGGANKENIDEWLESGVDCIGIGSLLTKGTKEEIATNAKQLKQAVIKYKMKKK, translated from the coding sequence ATGTTCCGAACAACTATACTGAACCGAATTGAAGAAACAGCTATTATGGCAATAGTTAGAGTGGAAACAATTGAGCGTGCAATTGAAATTGCAGGTGGATGCTTAGAAGGTGGTGTGGACTGCTTAGAAATCAGTTATACTTTGCCTAATGCGAGCGAAATCATAGAACAGTTAAATACACATTATCAAGAACAATTATTAATCGGGGCTGGAACAGTGTTAGATAGTGAAACAGCTAGGTTAGCAATCCTAGCTGGCGCAAAATTTATCATTGCTCCAAATTATAATGAATCAGTGTGTAAATTATGTAATCGTTATCAAATCCCCTATATGCCTGGTTGCAGCAGTGTTACAGAAATGATCACAGCAATCGAAGCAGGAGCTGCAATGGTCAAAGCTTTTCCAATTTCAACGTATTATGGACCGACACTGATTACAACATTGAAAACACCAACTCCTTATCTTCCGATCATGTCATCTGGGGGAGCTAACAAAGAGAATATTGACGAGTGGTTAGAAAGTGGAGTAGATTGTATAGGGATTGGTAGTCTGTTGACCAAGGGAACGAAGGAAGAAATTGCAACAAATGCCAAACAATTGAAACAGGCAGTGATTAAATATAAGATGAAAAAAAAGTAA
- the dapA gene encoding 4-hydroxy-tetrahydrodipicolinate synthase, with protein MTPVGIITAMVTPIDKTNKLNIVATKKLVNHLIDKKVNGLFILGTNGEFHVLSEVEKLRFAEIVITETNGRVPVYVGTGGNSTNQVIKLSKEMTSLGADALSVITPFFVAPTESELITHYQTIADAKIAPILLYNIPKNTGTDISRNTVEKLAEHQNIIGIKDSSGKIENIKGYIDASKNKDFCVLAGSDSLILDALQAGATGAIAATSNVLTEIDVAIYQYWLEGKIEKARMMQDSIEEFRRILKLGTIPSALKAAITYQGIDVGQPRLPVQPLDSESLLDVAKTIEYYKKNFFTEEDNNVPNNYTEPN; from the coding sequence ATGACACCCGTAGGAATCATTACAGCAATGGTCACACCAATAGATAAAACAAATAAACTCAATATAGTGGCTACAAAAAAACTAGTGAATCATTTAATCGACAAAAAGGTTAATGGACTGTTTATTCTTGGAACGAATGGGGAATTTCATGTTTTAAGTGAAGTTGAAAAATTAAGATTCGCTGAAATCGTCATTACTGAAACCAACGGCCGTGTACCAGTATATGTAGGGACTGGCGGAAATAGTACAAACCAAGTAATCAAGTTATCAAAAGAAATGACTTCACTAGGTGCGGATGCACTATCTGTTATCACACCGTTCTTTGTTGCTCCTACTGAAAGTGAATTGATTACGCACTATCAAACGATTGCCGACGCAAAAATTGCTCCTATTTTGTTATACAATATACCTAAAAATACAGGAACTGATATTAGTCGTAACACAGTTGAAAAGTTAGCTGAGCATCAAAATATCATCGGGATCAAGGATAGTAGTGGCAAAATAGAAAATATAAAAGGCTATATTGACGCATCAAAAAATAAAGATTTCTGTGTTTTAGCAGGATCAGATTCTTTGATACTTGATGCATTACAAGCTGGTGCTACTGGAGCAATTGCGGCTACATCAAATGTATTGACTGAAATAGATGTAGCAATTTACCAATATTGGTTAGAAGGGAAAATAGAAAAAGCGCGTATGATGCAAGACAGTATCGAAGAATTTCGTCGTATTTTAAAATTAGGAACCATTCCTTCAGCATTAAAAGCCGCTATCACTTATCAAGGGATCGATGTTGGTCAACCAAGGTTACCAGTTCAGCCGTTAGATAGTGAATCGCTTTTAGATGTAGCTAAAACAATAGAATACTATAAAAAAAATTTTTTCACAGAGGAGGATAACAATGTTCCGAACAACTATACTGAACCGAATTGA